CCTCTCTTCTCTATCCTTCCCTCTCCCTTCTCATCTCTCTTCTTGCCAAAATCGCGAACATATAAAAGCAAGCAAGGGTTCCGCAGCACTAGACATGATGGATCTCGAGACTTGACAAAAGGGGGCAAAGGAATGCTGTCAGATACAATCGACacacaacaacaacagcaacaaattCATGTCCTGTTCATCGACTCCTACGACTCATTCACCTACAATGTGGTGAGACTAATCGAGAAACAAACCGACATCTCACCAGAAGTCAACGCCGTGCACGTGACTACCATTCATAACGATACGTTCCAGTCAATGGACCAACTATTGCCACTTTTACCACTCTTTGATGCTATTGTAGTTGGCCCTGGCCCTGGAAATCCTAATAACGGTGTCCAAGATATGGGCATAATATCTgaacttttccaaaatgCCAATGGAGATTTAGATGCAATTCCCATATTGGGTATATGTCTTGGATTCCAAGCGATGTGTTTGGCTCAAGGTGCCGTTGTAAGCGAACTGGATACTATCAAGCATGGGCAGGTTTATGAAATGCACTTGAACGATGCAGCCAGAACATGTGGCCTTTTTCGTGGGTATCCCGATGCATTCAAGTCTACGAGGTATCATTCATTGCACGTTGATGCTGGAGATAATGAAAATCTCCTGTCTTTATGCTCAACTGAAGATGAGAACGGTATTCTTCTGATGAGTGCACGAGTTAAGAGCAAGCCATGGTTTGGTGTACAATATCACCCTGAATCATGCTGTTCAGAATTGGGAGGATTGTTAGTAAGAAACTTTCTAACGTTGAGCCTAGTAAATAATATGAAGACGGGAAGGTGggaaaacaagaaactTAATGGCAGGTTTTCTGAGATCTTATCACGATTGGATAGGACTATTGATAGAGATCCCATATACAAGATAAAAGACGAGTATCCCAATGGTGATGAATTGACCTATGTGAAGCAATTTGAAGTCTCCAAGGACCCGAAACTgacattcaaaatttgtgACATCATTGAAGAACCAAAATTTGTCATGTCATCTTCAGTTATTAGTGAAAATCGGGGGGAATGGTCAATCATTGCTCTCCCAAATTCCAGATCCGAAGTATTTAGTCATTATGGAGCTATCAAGAAGACTACAATCTATAATTGGCAAGATAAACAAATCAGCTATTCCATGTTGAAGAAGTGTTTAGATGGTCAAGACTCGAACTTGCCTGGCTCTCTCACTGTAGTCGATGAAGACAAATCTCAATTTTGGGTCACCTTGGGGAAATTTATGGAGAATAAGGTAATTGATAATCACAGAGAAATACCGTTCATTGGAGGCCTTGTCGGTATCCTAAGTTATGAAATAGGCCAGTACCTTGCATGTAGCCATCACAacgatgatggtgatgatgatgattcGCTTGTTCCAGACGCTAAACTGGTTTTTATCAACAACAGCATAGTCATCAACCACAAGGAAGGAAAGCTTTACTGTATTTCTTTGGATGATACGTTCTCTAAGGCATTGGAACAATCACTGATAAGTAGTTTTGCGGGAAAGAAAGATAGTGAGCAAGGCTTGCCATGGCCAAAATACTTGCCAGAGGAGATAGATTTCGTGATAACAATGCCCGATAAGAAAGACTACGCAGatgcttttgaaaagtgtCAGGACTATATGCATAAGGGCGATTCCTATGAAATGTGCCTCACTACACAAACCAAAGTGGTACCATCTGCAATGATAGAGCCCTGGAGGATTTTCCAGACATTGGTTCAAAAAAACCCTGCTCCATTTTCAAGCTTTTTCGAATTTAACGATATTATCCCCAACCAAGACGAAAAGCCTCCTGTTTTGTGCTTCTTGAGCACTTCGCCTGAAAGGTTTTTGAAGTGGGATGCAGACACGTGTGAGCTACGTCCCATCAAGGGGACTGTAAAGAAGGGACCCCAAATGAATTTAGACAAGGCTACacagattttgaaaacgcCCAAAGAGTTCGGAGAAAATCTCATGATCTTGGACTTGATCCGAAATGACCTTTACGAACTGGTTCCTGATGTTCGGGTAGAAGAGTTCATGTCTGTGGAAGAGTATGCTACCGTCTATCAACTTGTCAGTGTCGTAAAGGCCCATGGGTTAACCTCAGCTAGCAAGAAGACGAGATATTCGGGAGTGGATATCCTCAAACATTCGCTCCCTCCAGGGTCCATGACGGGAGCCCCCAAAAAGATCACTGTGCAATTGTTGCAAGACAAGTTGGAGAACAAACTAAATAGGCATGTTAACGGCGGAGCACGCGGTGTCTACAGCGGAGTCACAGGATACTGGTCCGTCAATTCCAACGGAGACTGGTCCGTCAACATTAGATGTATGTACTCCTACAATGGCGGTGCCAGCTGGCAGTTGGGTGCTGGCGGTGCCATCACCGTTTTGAGCACACTAGATGGAGAACTGGAAGAGATGTACGCCAAGCTTGAAAGCAACCTACAAGTTTTCATCTAGATTCTTGTACATAGACATATGTATATACGTACGTTTGCTTCAGAACGATAGTAAGTAAATTCGTACGATagtaaaattttttcgCTTTGGGAAAATGACGTTTTGTGCCGTGGAAAACCCTGGAAAAAGgataatggaaaaaagcTAAAGTATGGGCAAGTAGGGAAGACtctcttttcaagataCTTATCAGTATATTAGATCCCGTGCTTAATCGAATTAGAAGCCTTTAGCGTTTACAGAATAATAAAGAGGTATCATTTTACAACATAAAAAGAAGCCTGAGAAAGTAGATCTGTAATTGTAACTTCAAGATGACAACAACTGTTCCTAAAGTGTTTGCATTTCACGAGTTTGCAGGGGTAGCAGAAGCTGTTGCCGATCATGTTATTCATGCCCAAAATTCAGCCCTCAAGAAGGGAAAGGCCTCGAAACCGCGGCAGATGTCCGCAACGAGTCTGAACGGAAACGGTAACACGGAATCTAAAACGATGGAGAGAGTAAACTCCGTTAGGAGTAATGCATCTAGTCGCGGTGGTAACGAAGACGGTGtcaccaagaaattgaaaaaggagaaagaaagaaggtTTAAGATTGCATTGTCTGGGGGTTCGTTAATTCAAGTATTGCATGAAGGTTTACTGAATAGAGACGATGTTCAATGGAGCAAGTGGGACATTTACTTTGCGGATGAAAGATTAGTGCCTTTTAGCTCCGGTGAAAGCAACTATGGGTTGGCCAAGAGAGAAATATTTGATTTGATAGATACAAAGAAGTATGGAACTCCGAGAATTTATCATATTGACGAGTCGTTGATTAGCGACCCTCAAGAATGCGCAGATAATtacgaaaaaattttgatcaaGGGATTTGCTGGCAGGGATTCTGTCAAGCTACCGATGTTTGATCTATTCTTGTTAGGGTGCGCTCCTGACGGTCATATTGCCTCACTGTTCCCCAATTTTCAAGAGAATCTTCGCGAAAACTTGGCATGGGTCGTACCTGTAGAAAATGCCCCCAGCGGACCATCGAATAGAATATCGTTGACTATTCCAGTGATTTGCCATTCTCATCGAGTCACCTTCGTTGTCGAAGGTGCCACGAAGGCGCCCGTGATCAAGACCATAATGGAAAGACCTGAAAAGGGATTGCCCAGCAGTATTGTCAATGAGGGTGCTGCAGGTCGTGTTTCGTGGTTTGTGGACGATGATGCTTTGAAAGATGTCTTTGTGACTAAGAAGAAGTATAAGTTTTACGATGACGATAACTTGACAGAGTGATCGTTAGGTTTTTTgggttctttttttttttgatgataatgacaaCTAATGACAATACTATGATTCaactattttctttttagcTCTTTCTTCTACTCCCTCCTCCCTCCCTCACCCCCTCTCCTCCGTATTTGCAACAATCTTCCTTAAACTTCTTAATTCATTTAGGAAGTAACTCTATATAAAACAAGTGATCCTAGTGACATGGTGTGCATATATAggatatataatatatacaataacCCCttagcaagaaaaaaaaggcaatgAGAAGGCTTGTATTTATGTTCCAGATCATTTGTATGCCTTTTGGCAAGAAGGAAGGCATATATTTAGGTTTCTCCCCACCCCACTTTTAAGAGAAAACTTTCATTTGATATAGTAAACCTACAGACCGCAACAAAATATTAATATGGAAAAGCACGAAGAACTATTTGCAATAATGCTCCAagcaatatttttttatggaGCCTTGAATGATCGTTTTATCCACGCCTGCGTCTAAGCCGTGATTGGATTGGAACGATTATAACAACCTTACCTCTTTAGATACATAGAGTAAAGGAGCGAAGCGTTTGAAACAAACAAGGTTCAGTAAGATCCCAGATACAGGTGGCTAAGTTTCTCATCTTGCTAAAAACATAACGGCACTTACCACAAGATTTATTGAGCCATGCGGTTATTGCGCTTTCCCAAAGTGGTAACTTGCTTCTCCCAATTTTGCAATTCGCATCTCACCCCATACCGTCCCTCaactcaaaaaatttgttcttGTCAAAAAAAGCCGTTATTTTCCCCTTGAGTGACTTTAGGTCGCCGATTCATTACTTTCGGCATCGTTTGTTGATTATTCCCCAGATTCTTCCCGTTTTGCTTGGCTGCCCCTTACTCCGGAAGCTTCGAgatcaaaatgaaaagactAATAGCCAGGCTGCTAACCCCCTGGTGATACATTTGTGACCCCCCTGGCTGGTCAACAATGCAATTTGGCACGTATATCGAGAAGAATTTGCTTACATACAGCAAAGTTCTTTTGCTTAATCGCGCCAATGCTGTACGCCCTCCTTCATTTGGATGTCTTCTTTACATGGACCCACCAAGATAGGAGCTCGGTTCAGAAGGCAATGTAAGATTAGCGTAGAAGTATAAATAAGAAGGACATATTGCTCTAttgtagaaaaaaatagtttATGGATCTTGTACCTTATTCTGCATGATATAGCCAAACAATAGTTTTTCTTACATATATCAAGCTAAGAGcaataaatataaaaatcaTTATACCATGAAGTCAAGTATCCCAATTACTGAAGTATTACCAAGAGCAGTGGGTTCTTTAACGTTCGACGAAAACTACAACTTACTGGACACATCCGGTGTAGCAAAGGTCATCGAAAAGTCGCCGATTGCAGAACTAATTAAGAAATCTAATGCTGAATTAGGTAGGTTGGGCTATTCCGTGTATGAAGACGCTGAATATATTGGCCATGTCTTCAAGAAGGCCGGACATTTCATCGTGTACTTCACCccaaagaacaagaacagAGAGGGTGTCATTCCCCCTGTAGGAATAACTAATTAGTGCAGAGAAATGAATGTTAACGACGATCATAATAGTTTATTATATCTcacatttatatatatataatcgTATAACGACTTAATTATTACTGAAATGTTTCTGTTTTGCTATGATCTTTTTTATAGGTTGATACGTAGTTATCTAGCCTTTTTCAGTAGACAATCTTTCTACCCGTAAAGGTTCTTCTCGCTTGCTGTCTGGCATCCGCACTagattcatcattttcatcatcttcgtccACCTTGGCTCTATTCAAGACTTTGATGAACGAGTCCACTCTGAATCTCATTCTGGAGTGCATGTAGGCTTTTGAACATTTGATGTGGTAGTGGAAATAGTTTCTGAATAATGTCAACTGGCAAATTGAATGGAATTGCAACTCTTTCGTTTGGAAATGACGTGGGAAAAGAACAAATGTGATAAATCTTCTGCTTTGCTCTGCAACTTTAGGTGGCTGATATAGTCTCTTCAACTCCAATGGAGGTTCGTGCGAATATAGAACTTGTGGGGCCGACTGGATTTGACGGTTTCTCTTACGGGCGTCTACAAACTCTTGTAAAAAGACCTTGCCAAAGATTTTATCTGTTTCGTCTTGGAAaatagtttcaaaaatgatgGTAACTCTGTCATTGGAAggtttgatgaagatgttcTCCTCGTCACGATACTTGATCGTGAACAAAGTGTTGTCTCCACTAACAGCAACCCCACCCCCAGTAATTTCTGCCTCAACGGGTGCTGGTTGTTGCTGGCTCAATTCAATGAACTTCGTAATGGCCAGCTCGAAGGGGAAACTCAATATAATGGTCTTCAACACGGAAAATTGCAAGATAGAGTCTTGAGTCAATTCGCTCAATGCGATCTGAAGAGTGTAGTCATAAGCAGGCTCCACTTGGCCTGTGATAGTCACCCCACCCAAGGAAGAGTAGTGATCGGCCAAGAACTTCATCAGCGTCGAAGAACCGTCCAAATGGCACTCGGAGACGCTGACCCACGCTTTGGTCCTGATACTTAGTAATAAGAGGGACTTGTCCTCTGCGGAATTCGAAATGTGGTAAGTGGTATAGTCGAAATCGGAAACAATTCTGTCCATGGTCAACGGCGAACCCTTGTTTAGCGCCTCGATTGCCTCATTAAGCGTCTTTTGGATAAGAAGATTCTGTGGTTGCAAGTGTAGCATTGCTGGTTGCCGTCCTGAACGAAAACTATTGCTGGGTCCTGTGTTTCCACTGACTCTTTTGAAGGCTAGTTAGCCCCTATGCTTATGCATTTCTTGCCAATACAAGCGTTAAAAAACCGACATCGCTTTATACGACAAGCGCAATCGAATATACCAAAGTGCTACTCTACATACAGGAATATACGTATGTATACAAATATACGtatgtatacatatatatatacacttATTTTATGGCATTgttatttacaaaaatacgTTGTATGCAGTAGAATATAAGATGAAGTCAGTAAGAAGTAGGAGAAAGCACGCACGCACGCACTACACATTACGACTTGGTTGGTTTCTTGGCTCCGTATTTCGACCTGGACGAAATCCTATTCACCACGCCGCTCAGGTCACCAGTGCCTCTAATAACATGATACTTCACACCAGGCAGGTCCTGGCAACGTCCACCCCTCACGTACACAATCGAATGCTCCTGAGCATCGTGGCCCTCCC
The Saccharomyces kudriavzevii IFO 1802 strain IFO1802 genome assembly, chromosome: 14 DNA segment above includes these coding regions:
- the SOL1 gene encoding Sol1p (similar to Saccharomyces cerevisiae SOL2 (YCR073W-A) and SOL1 (YNR034W); ancestral locus Anc_6.345), whose protein sequence is MTTTVPKVFAFHEFAGVAEAVADHVIHAQNSALKKGKASKPRQMSATSLNGNGNTESKTMERVNSVRSNASSRGGNEDGVTKKLKKEKERRFKIALSGGSLIQVLHEGLLNRDDVQWSKWDIYFADERLVPFSSGESNYGLAKREIFDLIDTKKYGTPRIYHIDESLISDPQECADNYEKILIKGFAGRDSVKLPMFDLFLLGCAPDGHIASLFPNFQENLRENLAWVVPVENAPSGPSNRISLTIPVICHSHRVTFVVEGATKAPVIKTIMERPEKGLPSSIVNEGAAGRVSWFVDDDALKDVFVTKKKYKFYDDDNLTE
- the EGO4 gene encoding Ego4p (similar to Saccharomyces cerevisiae YNR034W-A and YCR075W-A; ancestral locus Anc_6.348); the encoded protein is MKSSIPITEVLPRAVGSLTFDENYNLLDTSGVAKVIEKSPIAELIKKSNAELGRLGYSVYEDAEYIGHVFKKAGHFIVYFTPKNKNREGVIPPVGITN
- the ABZ1 gene encoding 4-amino-4-deoxychorismate synthase (similar to Saccharomyces cerevisiae ABZ1 (YNR033W); ancestral locus Anc_6.344) translates to MLSDTIDTQQQQQQIHVLFIDSYDSFTYNVVRLIEKQTDISPEVNAVHVTTIHNDTFQSMDQLLPLLPLFDAIVVGPGPGNPNNGVQDMGIISELFQNANGDLDAIPILGICLGFQAMCLAQGAVVSELDTIKHGQVYEMHLNDAARTCGLFRGYPDAFKSTRYHSLHVDAGDNENLLSLCSTEDENGILLMSARVKSKPWFGVQYHPESCCSELGGLLVRNFLTLSLVNNMKTGRWENKKLNGRFSEILSRLDRTIDRDPIYKIKDEYPNGDELTYVKQFEVSKDPKLTFKICDIIEEPKFVMSSSVISENRGEWSIIALPNSRSEVFSHYGAIKKTTIYNWQDKQISYSMLKKCLDGQDSNLPGSLTVVDEDKSQFWVTLGKFMENKVIDNHREIPFIGGLVGILSYEIGQYLACSHHNDDGDDDDSLVPDAKLVFINNSIVINHKEGKLYCISLDDTFSKALEQSLISSFAGKKDSEQGLPWPKYLPEEIDFVITMPDKKDYADAFEKCQDYMHKGDSYEMCLTTQTKVVPSAMIEPWRIFQTLVQKNPAPFSSFFEFNDIIPNQDEKPPVLCFLSTSPERFLKWDADTCELRPIKGTVKKGPQMNLDKATQILKTPKEFGENLMILDLIRNDLYELVPDVRVEEFMSVEEYATVYQLVSVVKAHGLTSASKKTRYSGVDILKHSLPPGSMTGAPKKITVQLLQDKLENKLNRHVNGGARGVYSGVTGYWSVNSNGDWSVNIRCMYSYNGGASWQLGAGGAITVLSTLDGELEEMYAKLESNLQVFI
- the ARC35 gene encoding Arc35p (similar to Saccharomyces cerevisiae ARC35 (YNR035C); ancestral locus Anc_6.351), producing MLHLQPQNLLIQKTLNEAIEALNKGSPLTMDRIVSDFDYTTYHISNSAEDKSLLLLSIRTKAWVSVSECHLDGSSTLMKFLADHYSSLGGVTITGQVEPAYDYTLQIALSELTQDSILQFSVLKTIILSFPFELAITKFIELSQQQPAPVEAEITGGGVAVSGDNTLFTIKYRDEENIFIKPSNDRVTIIFETIFQDETDKIFGKVFLQEFVDARKRNRQIQSAPQVLYSHEPPLELKRLYQPPKVAEQSRRFITFVLFPRHFQTKELQFHSICQLTLFRNYFHYHIKCSKAYMHSRMRFRVDSFIKVLNRAKVDEDDENDESSADARQQARRTFTGRKIVY